The Conexivisphaera calida genome includes a region encoding these proteins:
- a CDS encoding AbrB/MazE/SpoVT family DNA-binding domain-containing protein, which produces MKSRKLVRLGSSLFVSIPAEWTKSLGLREGSEVAMDLDGEHVVLRPLSGPEKERASIGPPAAHRKLLAAYLNGCSEIRVDLAGLGREEVERVEEMAASLIGLEKVYQGSDSVLYACFVDDDQNPASVSNRIVDTLSTMIVDAAGALDSADPGKLAEVAARDSVVNKLYFLLVRVLRSTVELPRAKLMDFRAMSKILERMGDEISGLAAGAPASWDPMSLGPDAEELAGMLREAHGLFIGGGTERAEELGNGAWTISCQLHRESMEALGFASRAYRSYSVVAALIKDVTDLVV; this is translated from the coding sequence ATGAAGAGCAGGAAACTCGTCAGGCTGGGGTCCAGCCTCTTCGTGTCAATCCCGGCGGAGTGGACCAAGTCGCTCGGGCTCAGGGAGGGATCCGAGGTCGCGATGGACCTCGATGGGGAACACGTGGTGCTGAGGCCCCTCTCCGGGCCGGAGAAGGAGCGCGCGTCCATAGGGCCGCCCGCGGCGCACAGGAAGCTCCTGGCGGCCTACCTCAACGGCTGCAGCGAGATACGGGTAGATCTGGCGGGGCTGGGGCGCGAGGAGGTCGAGAGGGTCGAGGAGATGGCCGCCTCCCTCATCGGGCTGGAGAAGGTGTACCAGGGATCCGACAGCGTGCTCTACGCGTGCTTCGTGGACGACGACCAGAATCCTGCGTCGGTGTCGAACAGGATAGTGGATACCCTGTCCACGATGATCGTGGACGCGGCGGGGGCGCTCGACTCCGCGGACCCCGGGAAGCTCGCGGAGGTCGCGGCGCGCGACTCGGTGGTGAACAAGCTCTACTTCCTGCTCGTCCGCGTCCTGAGGTCCACGGTGGAGCTACCGCGCGCCAAGCTGATGGACTTCCGCGCCATGTCGAAGATCCTGGAGAGGATGGGGGACGAGATATCGGGGCTGGCCGCGGGCGCGCCCGCGAGCTGGGATCCGATGTCCCTCGGTCCGGACGCAGAGGAGCTCGCGGGCATGCTGAGGGAGGCGCACGGGCTGTTCATAGGGGGAGGGACCGAGCGCGCCGAGGAGCTGGGGAATGGAGCGTGGACCATCTCCTGTCAGCTCCACAGGGAGTCGATGGAGGCCTTGGGGTTCGCGTCCCGCGCGTACCGCTCCTACTCGGTGGTCGCGGCCCTCATAAAGGACGTGACGGACCTGGTCGTCTGA
- a CDS encoding MFS transporter — protein sequence MSNGRRVLIASLSVAFMVYCARLVYGMVMPYMMQDLGLNHAQAGLIYSSYAAAYMIASPIVGFLVDVHDLRRVVLAFLPLVAAGTALMAAASSLWTAILSFGIAGAGASVGWTPLVTWVQRAYAGRRGTYLGALSVSTTAGIGILGLAMPWIIPRIGWRGVWGVLGLASAAWLIPAVWLARDFTSPPDAIPFSRYMGEFARVLRDGAFWLSGGSYMAATFAVITPLTFSADYARYLGAGAAWEGWIFAVIGFVSIAGMAIPALSDRVGRKRTLALNNIIMAAGLAGSALAGSIQSLAAWTAVVAVSYGGVWALYAALVRDMYGSRLAGGAMGAWVVMGSLGFLLSPPVDGFLIDVSGSYTSPYLLSAALALASIPLAFAARGRAMDAS from the coding sequence TTGTCGAACGGGCGCCGCGTGCTCATCGCATCCCTCTCCGTCGCCTTCATGGTCTACTGCGCCAGGCTCGTCTACGGCATGGTGATGCCCTACATGATGCAGGACCTGGGGCTGAACCACGCCCAGGCCGGCCTGATCTACTCGAGCTACGCGGCGGCGTACATGATCGCGTCGCCCATCGTCGGATTCCTCGTGGACGTGCACGACCTGCGGCGCGTCGTGCTGGCCTTCCTGCCGCTCGTGGCCGCGGGGACCGCGCTTATGGCGGCGGCGTCCTCGCTCTGGACCGCGATCCTCTCCTTCGGGATCGCCGGGGCTGGTGCGTCCGTGGGATGGACCCCCCTCGTCACCTGGGTGCAGAGGGCCTACGCGGGGAGGAGGGGCACCTACCTGGGGGCGCTCTCCGTCAGCACCACGGCCGGGATCGGGATCCTGGGCCTGGCGATGCCCTGGATCATTCCGAGGATCGGCTGGAGGGGCGTCTGGGGGGTCCTGGGCCTGGCGTCCGCAGCCTGGCTCATACCGGCGGTGTGGCTGGCCAGGGACTTCACGAGCCCGCCAGATGCCATTCCGTTCAGCCGCTACATGGGGGAGTTCGCGCGCGTCCTGCGCGACGGAGCCTTCTGGCTCAGCGGCGGCTCGTACATGGCGGCCACGTTCGCCGTGATAACGCCGCTGACGTTCTCTGCGGACTACGCCAGGTACCTGGGGGCCGGGGCCGCCTGGGAGGGCTGGATATTCGCCGTCATAGGGTTCGTCTCGATAGCTGGAATGGCGATACCGGCCCTCTCCGACAGGGTAGGGAGGAAGAGGACCCTGGCGCTCAACAACATCATAATGGCCGCGGGGCTCGCAGGGTCCGCGCTCGCCGGCTCGATCCAGTCCCTCGCCGCGTGGACGGCGGTCGTGGCCGTGAGCTACGGGGGAGTCTGGGCGCTGTACGCCGCGCTCGTGCGGGACATGTACGGCAGCAGGCTCGCCGGAGGGGCCATGGGCGCCTGGGTGGTGATGGGCAGCCTGGGTTTCCTCCTCTCACCGCCCGTGGACGGGTTCCTGATAGACGTCAGCGGCAGTTACACGTCTCCCTACCTGCTGAGCGCGGCGCTGGCCCTCGCCTCCATACCGCTCGCGTTCGCGGCCAGGGGCCGGGCGATGGACGCCTCGTGA
- a CDS encoding YbhB/YbcL family Raf kinase inhibitor-like protein — protein MPRRRSSWRKWALLAIAVVILMGFITPYMLGAISQGPGYKLIPEGVPTFNVWSPAFAAGGTIPSNFTCSGADISPPIDWSGQPNGTTYYAVIMVDLNSSPAGFAQWIIYNIPGNATGLPAGIPGYGLVFLNSSGWAEQGLNGYGGIGYAGPCTQNGQVHEYELVVYALGGPLNVQAGASEQEVLGSMAGLVKGVAVMRFYGS, from the coding sequence ATGCCGCGCAGGAGGAGCAGCTGGAGGAAGTGGGCGCTCCTGGCAATAGCCGTCGTGATACTCATGGGCTTCATCACGCCGTACATGCTCGGGGCCATATCCCAGGGGCCCGGGTACAAGCTGATCCCGGAGGGAGTGCCGACCTTCAACGTCTGGAGCCCCGCGTTCGCCGCGGGCGGCACCATCCCGTCCAACTTCACCTGCAGCGGGGCCGACATATCCCCGCCGATCGACTGGTCGGGCCAGCCGAACGGCACCACGTACTACGCGGTCATCATGGTGGACCTGAACTCCTCCCCCGCGGGATTCGCTCAGTGGATCATCTACAACATACCGGGGAACGCGACCGGACTTCCGGCAGGAATCCCGGGATACGGACTCGTGTTCCTGAACTCCTCCGGGTGGGCCGAGCAGGGGCTCAACGGGTACGGGGGGATCGGGTACGCGGGACCCTGCACGCAGAATGGCCAGGTCCACGAGTACGAGCTGGTGGTCTACGCGCTGGGCGGCCCGCTCAACGTCCAGGCCGGCGCCAGCGAGCAGGAGGTCCTCGGGTCCATGGCCGGGCTCGTGAAGGGCGTCGCCGTCATGAGGTTCTACGGCAGCTGA
- a CDS encoding molybdopterin-containing oxidoreductase family protein, whose translation MAAEKKGGSGKVDYTFCDACTAPMCGVRVSLHGDVIDGVGNWENYPNSPICAKAYATVQQEYHPDRLLYPIMRTNPKGSADPGWVRISWEEALDTIAGRLREVAGKYGPESVFFYVGDPKEPRLAVSRLASAFGSPNFGTESSTCYRAAALASQLTFGVPTFAFAAAMGAPSAQTRSILIWATNPAWTLPFSIPKLMAAKDRGAKFLVVDTRRTSTSERLADLHLRPRPGTDGALALGIMNQLISRGHYDHEFVDRWVHGFDALREYASRFTPEEVERITWVPSGEVEEAAELLWENRPTTLLAGVSSLMHTTNGVQKFRAILSMMAILGNIDVPGGIMTPTHPLLPFLISGDLMGTPEDVLESGVDFTLLSRKIEMRDRRADVDKVPVWAELVPEQIQVNFLPEYVRDGRIRAALLFAANATMWPQYREYQEALDALEFSAAVDYFYRPWTHDHVDIVLPAATMYEREEPFAVFGRKVYRRQRVLEPRGEARSDWWIAFQIAVRLGLGDQFWNGDTRAAMDWILRRAAGVGYEEIPVPEGKLIPPPGPEEFRKYERGLLRRDGRPGFPTPTGKVEVWSTVLERHGFDPLPAYVEPEESPASRPDLASRYPLILITGSRSPVYTHSKFRELSWLRDVEPEPLARISPEDARARGISDGDAVVVETPHGSVRMRARITHMMPKGVVDVPHGWAAVEGANANDATPRQFDPISGYPAFKALLCEVRRA comes from the coding sequence ATGGCGGCTGAGAAGAAGGGGGGCAGTGGAAAGGTCGATTACACGTTCTGCGATGCGTGCACGGCGCCCATGTGCGGCGTCAGGGTCAGCCTGCACGGCGACGTCATCGACGGCGTCGGGAACTGGGAGAACTACCCGAATTCACCGATCTGCGCCAAGGCGTACGCGACCGTTCAGCAGGAGTACCATCCAGACAGGCTCCTTTACCCGATCATGAGGACGAACCCGAAGGGCTCCGCGGATCCGGGGTGGGTCCGCATTTCGTGGGAGGAGGCCCTCGACACGATCGCGGGGAGGCTGAGGGAGGTAGCCGGGAAGTACGGGCCTGAGTCCGTGTTCTTCTACGTGGGGGATCCCAAGGAGCCCAGGCTGGCGGTGTCGAGGCTCGCGTCCGCGTTCGGATCCCCGAACTTCGGCACGGAGAGCTCCACGTGTTACAGGGCCGCCGCGCTGGCGTCACAGCTCACGTTCGGCGTTCCTACGTTCGCGTTCGCGGCCGCGATGGGCGCTCCATCCGCGCAGACGCGGTCAATCCTGATATGGGCGACAAACCCGGCGTGGACCCTGCCGTTCTCCATACCGAAGCTTATGGCCGCGAAGGATAGGGGAGCCAAGTTCCTGGTGGTGGATACCAGGAGGACATCCACCTCGGAGAGGCTGGCGGACCTTCACCTGAGGCCCAGGCCGGGGACGGACGGCGCGCTCGCCCTCGGAATCATGAACCAGCTGATCTCGAGGGGGCACTACGATCACGAGTTCGTCGATAGGTGGGTTCACGGGTTCGACGCGCTCCGCGAGTATGCCTCGAGGTTCACCCCGGAGGAGGTGGAGAGGATCACCTGGGTGCCCTCTGGGGAGGTGGAGGAGGCGGCGGAGCTCCTCTGGGAGAACAGGCCCACGACGCTCCTCGCGGGGGTCTCGTCGCTGATGCACACGACGAACGGGGTCCAGAAGTTCCGCGCGATACTCTCCATGATGGCCATCCTGGGAAATATAGACGTGCCCGGGGGTATAATGACGCCGACGCACCCGCTGCTGCCATTCCTCATAAGCGGCGACCTCATGGGCACGCCCGAGGACGTCCTGGAGTCGGGCGTCGACTTCACTCTCCTCTCCAGGAAGATCGAGATGAGGGACAGGAGGGCCGACGTCGATAAGGTGCCTGTGTGGGCCGAGCTGGTGCCGGAGCAGATACAGGTCAACTTCCTCCCCGAGTACGTGAGGGATGGAAGGATAAGGGCCGCTCTCCTGTTCGCGGCCAATGCCACCATGTGGCCCCAGTACAGGGAGTACCAGGAGGCGCTCGACGCGCTTGAGTTCTCCGCCGCCGTGGACTACTTCTACAGGCCGTGGACCCACGACCACGTGGACATCGTGCTGCCCGCCGCCACCATGTACGAGAGGGAGGAGCCCTTCGCGGTGTTCGGCAGGAAGGTGTACAGGAGGCAGCGCGTCCTCGAGCCGAGGGGCGAGGCGAGGTCGGACTGGTGGATAGCGTTCCAGATAGCAGTGAGGCTCGGCCTCGGCGATCAGTTCTGGAACGGGGACACGAGGGCGGCTATGGACTGGATCCTGAGGAGGGCAGCGGGCGTTGGATACGAGGAGATACCGGTGCCGGAGGGGAAGCTGATACCTCCGCCCGGCCCCGAGGAGTTCAGGAAGTACGAGAGGGGGCTGCTCAGGAGGGACGGGAGGCCCGGGTTCCCCACTCCGACGGGGAAGGTGGAGGTCTGGTCCACCGTGCTGGAGAGGCACGGGTTCGATCCCCTACCCGCCTACGTGGAGCCGGAGGAGTCCCCGGCGTCGAGGCCAGACCTCGCCTCCAGATACCCGCTGATACTGATCACCGGATCGAGGTCGCCGGTCTACACGCACAGCAAGTTCAGGGAGCTCTCTTGGTTGAGGGACGTGGAGCCGGAGCCGCTCGCCAGGATCAGCCCGGAGGACGCACGCGCGAGGGGGATATCCGACGGTGACGCGGTGGTCGTGGAGACCCCCCATGGATCCGTGAGGATGAGGGCGAGGATCACGCACATGATGCCGAAGGGGGTGGTCGATGTGCCGCACGGGTGGGCGGCGGTCGAGGGCGCGAACGCGAACGACGCGACGCCCAGGCAGTTCGATCCCATATCCGGGTACCCGGCGTTCAAGGCCCTGCTGTGCGAGGTGAGGAGGGCATGA
- a CDS encoding cupin domain-containing protein: MRSVIRGPSGEKVGNALDVPADPAYTSNGIPIPGMTIRWLVRGEDGAPTYAMRLFESAPGAEVEVHAHPWEHEIFVFRGSMTATVGSSSYELEEGDFIFIPPDVAHGFRAGSRGATFICTIPLRPTAQR, encoded by the coding sequence GTGAGGAGCGTTATCAGGGGACCGAGCGGCGAGAAGGTGGGCAACGCGCTCGACGTTCCGGCTGATCCCGCCTACACGTCCAACGGGATCCCGATCCCGGGGATGACCATAAGGTGGCTGGTGAGGGGCGAGGACGGGGCGCCGACCTACGCGATGCGGCTCTTCGAGTCGGCCCCGGGAGCCGAGGTGGAGGTCCACGCGCATCCCTGGGAGCACGAGATCTTCGTGTTCAGGGGCTCGATGACGGCGACCGTCGGCTCCAGCTCCTACGAGCTGGAGGAGGGGGACTTCATCTTCATACCGCCGGACGTGGCGCACGGGTTCCGCGCGGGGAGCCGCGGCGCGACCTTCATATGCACGATCCCGCTGAGGCCGACGGCGCAGCGCTAG
- a CDS encoding molybdopterin-containing oxidoreductase family protein, translated as MEDPRPIPVVPDGSYRTACRACAHGSCGVIVHVRNGSVASIEGDPTDPVSHGYVCAKAIASAEMLRHPHRIRRPMIREGDSWREVPWEEAMDFVASRLLEIRDRYGPEAIAVATGTNRDFNQWIYGFASALGTPTVVNAANECYIPRVTLSRMLVGDLPVVDYEGNPGLVMVWGANPVESNPDEYVYSQLDGALRRGARLIVVDPRRTQLAARADIWLRIRPATDAALALGMAKVIVEEDLHDREFVERHSYCFDEFRAHLSGISHAWVEEVTRVARSDYARAAREYASVKPAALHWGVGVEQNVNAVYADYALLDLVALTGNLDVPGGNVMFDPPPVRPSDSLFPRLPAAQREKTPGREYRMAWEITRPPLYLIWNAMLTGRPYPVRAMLDFAANLLVTRPNSAKVQRALSSLDLLVVADFFMTPTARLAHVVLPAATWLEQDGIADYRKHHGYVSARRRLFRFGEARSDAEILLDLGRRMGLPGFKWTCVEEALDEALEPAGLRWREFLRLGRLRGSVRYRKYVERGFPTPSGRYEFSSGQLAEWGFQPLPAFREPPESPADPEVAREYPMILITGARRLPYMGSEGRQLEGLRRLHPYPEVEIHPDAAARIGVSDGDWVAIETRSGRIFQRARLNPWLDPQVASAEYGWWYPEIRGDASWRASNVNVLTDDSPPLDPLMGATNLRGLMCRIRRAEPGEIPRELLTGGVDGAGDPGI; from the coding sequence ATGGAGGATCCCCGTCCCATCCCGGTCGTTCCGGACGGCAGCTACAGGACTGCGTGCAGGGCGTGCGCGCACGGCTCGTGCGGCGTGATAGTCCACGTGCGCAACGGCTCGGTGGCGTCGATCGAGGGCGACCCGACGGATCCGGTGAGCCACGGCTACGTCTGCGCGAAGGCGATCGCGTCCGCGGAGATGCTCCGGCACCCCCACAGGATAAGGCGCCCCATGATCAGGGAGGGCGACTCCTGGAGGGAGGTCCCCTGGGAGGAGGCGATGGACTTCGTGGCGTCGAGGCTCCTGGAGATACGCGATAGATACGGCCCGGAGGCGATAGCGGTCGCCACCGGGACGAACCGCGACTTCAACCAGTGGATCTACGGGTTCGCCTCGGCGCTCGGGACGCCGACGGTGGTGAACGCGGCCAACGAGTGCTACATACCGCGCGTGACGCTCAGCCGCATGCTGGTCGGCGATCTCCCGGTCGTGGACTACGAGGGGAATCCGGGGCTGGTGATGGTGTGGGGCGCGAACCCCGTGGAGTCCAACCCGGACGAGTACGTCTACTCGCAGCTCGACGGGGCCCTCAGGAGGGGGGCTCGCCTGATCGTCGTGGACCCGCGCAGGACGCAGCTGGCCGCCCGCGCCGACATCTGGCTCAGGATCCGCCCGGCGACCGACGCGGCGCTCGCGCTCGGGATGGCGAAGGTCATCGTGGAGGAGGACCTGCACGACCGCGAGTTCGTGGAGCGGCACTCGTACTGCTTCGACGAGTTCAGGGCACACCTGTCCGGGATCTCGCACGCTTGGGTGGAGGAGGTCACCAGGGTGGCGCGCTCCGACTACGCGCGCGCCGCGAGGGAGTACGCGTCCGTGAAGCCGGCGGCCCTCCACTGGGGCGTCGGGGTGGAGCAGAACGTGAACGCGGTGTACGCGGACTACGCGCTCCTGGACCTCGTCGCGCTGACCGGGAACCTGGACGTGCCCGGGGGAAACGTGATGTTCGATCCGCCGCCCGTGAGGCCGAGCGACTCGCTCTTCCCCAGGCTCCCGGCCGCGCAGAGGGAGAAGACGCCGGGGAGGGAGTACAGGATGGCGTGGGAGATAACGAGGCCGCCCCTCTACCTGATCTGGAACGCCATGCTCACGGGGAGGCCCTACCCTGTGAGGGCGATGCTCGACTTCGCCGCGAACCTCCTGGTCACGCGCCCCAACTCAGCGAAGGTCCAGAGGGCCCTGAGCTCGCTCGACCTCCTGGTGGTCGCGGACTTCTTCATGACGCCGACCGCCAGGCTGGCGCACGTCGTGCTGCCGGCCGCCACCTGGCTCGAGCAGGACGGGATAGCTGACTACCGCAAGCACCACGGCTACGTGTCGGCCAGGCGCCGCCTCTTCCGCTTCGGGGAGGCCCGGAGCGACGCCGAGATACTCCTGGACCTGGGGAGGAGGATGGGGCTGCCGGGATTCAAGTGGACCTGCGTTGAGGAGGCGCTCGACGAGGCGCTCGAGCCAGCCGGGCTCAGGTGGAGGGAATTCCTCCGGCTGGGGCGCCTCAGGGGTTCCGTGAGGTACAGGAAGTACGTCGAGAGGGGGTTCCCAACGCCCTCCGGCAGGTACGAGTTCTCCAGCGGGCAGCTGGCCGAATGGGGCTTCCAGCCCCTCCCCGCGTTCAGGGAGCCGCCGGAGAGCCCGGCCGATCCGGAGGTGGCGCGCGAGTACCCCATGATACTGATCACGGGGGCCAGGAGGCTCCCCTACATGGGGTCCGAGGGCAGGCAGCTCGAGGGGCTCAGGAGGCTCCACCCGTACCCGGAGGTCGAGATCCACCCGGATGCGGCTGCGCGGATCGGCGTGTCCGATGGGGACTGGGTGGCCATAGAGACCCGCAGTGGGAGGATCTTCCAGAGGGCGAGGCTGAACCCCTGGCTGGATCCCCAGGTGGCCTCGGCCGAGTACGGCTGGTGGTACCCGGAGATCCGGGGCGACGCGTCGTGGCGCGCCTCGAACGTGAACGTGCTGACGGACGACTCGCCTCCGCTGGATCCGCTGATGGGCGCGACTAACCTGAGGGGGCTCATGTGCCGCATCAGGAGGGCCGAGCCGGGGGAGATCCCGCGGGAGCTCCTCACGGGAGGCGTGGACGGCGCCGGTGATCCTGGTATCTGA
- a CDS encoding peroxiredoxin, whose protein sequence is MPGEIPLIGERFPTMKVTTTHGPKTLPDDYAGKWLVLFSHPGDFTPVCTTEFYAFARRFDDFKALNAELLGLSVDTVPSHIQWIRWIKENLGIEIPFPIIADPMGFVSKQLGMIQAQSATNTVRAVFIIDPQGIIRTIIYYPLELGRNIDEILRALKGLQVIDREKVALPANWPHSEVVGENAIVPTAKTLQEANERLKQYKGFDWWLAYKPVPPEDVEIARKYLERASKKPTPIAK, encoded by the coding sequence TTGCCGGGAGAAATTCCACTCATCGGTGAGAGATTCCCCACCATGAAGGTGACCACGACGCACGGCCCGAAGACCCTGCCGGACGACTACGCCGGGAAGTGGCTGGTCCTATTCAGCCACCCGGGCGACTTCACGCCCGTCTGCACGACCGAGTTCTACGCTTTCGCCAGGAGGTTCGATGACTTCAAGGCGCTCAACGCGGAGCTCCTGGGGCTCAGCGTCGACACTGTGCCGTCGCACATCCAGTGGATCCGGTGGATAAAGGAGAACCTGGGAATCGAGATCCCGTTCCCCATAATTGCGGACCCGATGGGCTTCGTCTCCAAGCAGCTGGGAATGATACAGGCCCAGTCGGCGACGAACACCGTCAGGGCGGTCTTCATAATAGATCCCCAGGGAATCATAAGGACGATCATCTACTACCCGCTCGAGCTCGGGAGGAACATCGACGAGATACTGAGGGCGCTCAAGGGGCTCCAGGTGATAGACAGGGAGAAGGTGGCGCTGCCCGCCAACTGGCCGCACAGCGAGGTCGTGGGCGAGAACGCGATCGTCCCGACCGCCAAGACCCTCCAGGAGGCGAACGAGAGGCTGAAGCAGTACAAGGGATTCGACTGGTGGCTGGCATACAAGCCGGTGCCGCCCGAGGACGTCGAGATAGCTAGGAAGTACTTGGAGAGGGCCTCGAAGAAGCCGACCCCGATCGCCAAGTGA
- the tenA gene encoding thiaminase II, which yields MRNSELLWRSAEDVYSGIVAHPFVRGLSDGSLRREAFVRFVEQDYLYLQRYRSSLAMTAARAHRAEDAELLASMAAEISSVELGLHEDVLEGLGVRVEEIEPSPTTIAYTSYLSSTACLGSFEESIAAILPCSWIYLEVGRTLSEGPPSPDPLYRRWIDQYSGPEYRDEVRRLIDAVDSIPAGDDALEAMRRAYRISAIYEYMFWDDAYAGGRFPYSVRPPGTA from the coding sequence TTGAGGAATTCCGAGCTGCTCTGGCGCTCGGCCGAGGACGTCTACTCGGGGATAGTTGCACATCCATTCGTGAGAGGGCTCTCCGACGGCAGCCTGAGGAGGGAGGCGTTCGTGCGCTTCGTCGAGCAGGACTACCTCTACCTCCAGAGGTACAGGTCCTCGCTCGCCATGACGGCGGCCAGGGCCCACAGGGCCGAGGACGCGGAGCTCCTGGCGTCCATGGCCGCCGAGATCAGCTCCGTGGAGCTCGGACTGCACGAGGACGTGCTGGAGGGCCTCGGCGTCCGGGTCGAGGAGATAGAGCCATCGCCGACCACGATCGCGTACACGAGCTACCTCTCGTCCACCGCGTGCCTGGGATCCTTCGAGGAGTCGATCGCGGCCATCCTCCCCTGTTCCTGGATCTACCTCGAGGTGGGGAGGACCCTGTCGGAGGGCCCGCCGTCGCCGGACCCCCTCTACAGGAGGTGGATAGATCAGTACTCAGGTCCTGAGTACCGGGATGAGGTCCGCAGGCTGATCGATGCGGTGGACTCCATCCCGGCGGGCGACGATGCGCTGGAGGCGATGAGGCGCGCGTACCGGATCTCCGCGATCTATGAGTACATGTTCTGGGACGATGCCTATGCTGGTGGACGCTTCCCCTACTCCGTGCGCCCTCCGGGTACTGCGTGA
- a CDS encoding class I SAM-dependent methyltransferase: protein MTSSRNPFDEEPESYDRWFTSNPNVLESELRLLAHFLGRRDPGRALSVGCGSGLFELRLREEFGIRIGECVEPSGMGSIASGRGLRVVRGTAESLQFGDSEFDTVIMNGVLDYVSNPAGALSEAHRVLRDGGWILVADVAAEGSYGLLYRLASIVGWEELRDLSPANPYPIEMVRSARWHTSEEIEALLRGAGFTELEFAQTLTRHPRYSDDAPEDPVPGHDRGDYVAARGVR, encoded by the coding sequence ATGACCTCATCGCGGAATCCATTCGACGAGGAACCAGAATCGTACGACCGCTGGTTCACGTCCAACCCGAACGTCCTAGAGTCCGAGCTGAGGCTGCTGGCGCACTTCCTGGGGAGGAGGGACCCGGGGAGGGCCCTGAGCGTGGGGTGCGGCAGCGGGCTCTTCGAGCTCCGGCTCAGGGAGGAGTTCGGGATACGAATAGGGGAGTGCGTCGAGCCGTCCGGGATGGGCAGCATCGCCTCGGGGAGGGGCCTCAGGGTCGTCAGGGGCACCGCGGAGTCGCTCCAGTTCGGGGACTCCGAGTTCGACACTGTGATCATGAACGGGGTCCTGGACTACGTGTCGAATCCGGCGGGGGCGCTCTCGGAGGCGCACCGCGTCCTGAGGGACGGAGGATGGATACTCGTGGCGGACGTGGCGGCGGAGGGATCCTACGGGCTGCTCTACAGGCTCGCGTCCATCGTGGGATGGGAGGAGCTGAGGGACCTGTCGCCGGCGAACCCGTATCCGATCGAGATGGTGCGCTCCGCCAGGTGGCACACATCGGAGGAGATCGAGGCCCTCCTGAGGGGGGCCGGGTTCACGGAGCTGGAGTTCGCCCAGACGCTCACGAGGCACCCGAGGTACTCGGACGATGCCCCCGAGGATCCGGTGCCCGGGCACGACCGCGGGGACTACGTTGCCGCGAGGGGAGTGAGGTGA
- a CDS encoding helix-turn-helix transcriptional regulator, translating into MDRLGTFLVILVSAAVGLGITIVLLAALTTGSYDIPGLVIQLLTGRAPAGIPFFMPLTFLMFLAMTLAGSVGVIYFIVMPEIARGRGGSELDVEGLMKFLLPDERRIVQILVEHGGEYLQKSISREAGFTRLRTHRAIARLAQRGIVSVERSGNTNLVRLAVAAKRGSGDAEGEGRQKKNENKKIKDN; encoded by the coding sequence TTGGACAGGCTCGGGACGTTCCTCGTGATCCTGGTGTCCGCAGCCGTGGGGCTGGGGATCACAATAGTCCTGCTCGCCGCGCTGACCACGGGGAGCTACGACATCCCCGGGCTCGTGATCCAGCTGCTCACGGGGAGGGCGCCCGCAGGGATCCCGTTCTTCATGCCCCTCACGTTCCTCATGTTCCTGGCGATGACGCTGGCCGGCAGCGTCGGCGTGATCTACTTCATCGTGATGCCGGAGATAGCGCGCGGGAGGGGAGGCTCGGAGCTGGACGTGGAGGGCCTGATGAAGTTCCTCCTCCCCGACGAGCGCAGGATCGTTCAGATACTGGTGGAGCACGGAGGGGAGTACCTGCAGAAGTCGATCTCGCGCGAGGCCGGGTTCACCAGGCTCAGGACGCACCGGGCGATAGCGAGGCTGGCCCAGAGGGGCATAGTGTCCGTCGAGAGGAGCGGGAACACGAACCTGGTGAGGCTGGCGGTCGCGGCCAAACGCGGGTCCGGGGACGCGGAGGGAGAGGGTAGACAGAAGAAGAACGAAAACAAAAAAATAAAGGATAATTAA
- a CDS encoding DUF6114 domain-containing protein, translating to MSEMTQQVQEVQNYPRTAYTLSLVAGILMIVSSAIEAVMVPFFMMAHAFFRMAPLEGAALFGLISGIIVLISATMLRSRPAEGTTWGILIIVFSIFSFFGMGGFVVGAILGIIGGAFALSHAPA from the coding sequence ATGAGTGAAATGACCCAACAGGTTCAGGAAGTCCAGAACTACCCGAGGACCGCGTACACGCTGTCGCTGGTCGCGGGGATACTGATGATAGTGAGCAGTGCCATCGAGGCGGTGATGGTGCCGTTCTTCATGATGGCGCACGCGTTCTTCCGCATGGCCCCGCTGGAGGGCGCGGCCCTCTTCGGCCTCATCTCAGGTATAATAGTCCTGATCTCTGCGACGATGCTGAGGAGCAGGCCGGCGGAGGGGACCACCTGGGGAATACTGATCATCGTCTTCTCGATCTTCAGCTTCTTCGGCATGGGCGGATTCGTGGTCGGAGCGATCCTCGGGATAATCGGGGGGGCGTTCGCGCTCTCCCACGCGCCCGCGTGA